A single region of the Polymorphum gilvum SL003B-26A1 genome encodes:
- a CDS encoding phytanoyl-CoA dioxygenase family protein: MDFLKSPLWAFELATGAKSFVDNPIIGSRWLNEHGLHEKRLLLAERMADFRRSLLKRMVSAEHAEAYARDGYVIVRDVLPPEDFERLKHEVEDNEFSAQEMLQGHTVTRFTPITRKMLRDLPEFGALVTGPLFQGLLRYVGSWNADPITFLHTVFAEPDRGERDPQTVFHSDTFQPTSKCWYFLTDVAEDGGPFTYVPGSHRMTPQRLAWERAKAIAASTEGRSMHALGSFRISDEELADLGYREPVKVAVPANTLVVADTHGFHARGVSTRPTIRLGIYGSLRRNPFLPWPGLDPFSLPGLRWRQAEIHDAINAWKMRTGRPTGQPGVGKVRPLDPPRRWQ; the protein is encoded by the coding sequence ATGGATTTTCTGAAATCGCCGCTCTGGGCTTTCGAACTGGCCACCGGAGCGAAGTCGTTCGTGGACAACCCGATCATCGGCAGCCGCTGGCTGAACGAGCACGGGCTGCATGAGAAACGGCTGCTGCTGGCCGAGCGGATGGCCGACTTCCGCCGCAGCCTCCTCAAGCGCATGGTTTCCGCCGAGCATGCCGAAGCCTATGCGCGCGACGGCTATGTGATCGTCCGCGACGTCCTGCCGCCCGAGGACTTCGAGCGGCTGAAGCACGAGGTCGAGGATAACGAGTTCTCTGCTCAGGAGATGCTTCAGGGCCATACGGTAACGCGCTTCACCCCGATCACCCGGAAGATGCTGCGCGACCTGCCGGAGTTCGGCGCGCTGGTCACCGGCCCTCTGTTCCAGGGCCTGCTGCGCTACGTCGGTTCCTGGAACGCCGATCCAATCACCTTCCTGCACACGGTTTTTGCCGAACCCGACCGCGGCGAGCGTGATCCGCAGACGGTGTTCCACTCCGACACGTTCCAGCCGACATCCAAGTGCTGGTACTTCCTGACGGATGTCGCCGAGGACGGCGGACCCTTCACCTATGTGCCCGGATCCCACCGCATGACGCCGCAGCGGCTGGCCTGGGAGCGCGCCAAGGCGATTGCGGCCTCGACGGAGGGACGATCGATGCATGCGCTCGGCTCGTTCCGCATTTCCGACGAGGAACTGGCCGATCTCGGGTACCGGGAGCCGGTCAAGGTTGCCGTCCCGGCCAACACGCTGGTGGTCGCAGACACCCACGGCTTTCATGCCCGTGGCGTGAGCACCAGGCCGACGATCCGGCTTGGCATTTACGGCTCCTTGCGGCGCAACCCGTTCCTTCCCTGGCCGGGACTGGATCCCTTCTCCCTGCCCGGACTGCGCTGGCGGCAGGCGGAGATCCACGATGCCATCAACGCCTGGAAGATGCGCACCGGCCGGCCGACGGGTCAGCCCGGTGTCGGCAAGGTGAGGCCGCTCGATCCGCCGCGCCGCTGGCAATGA
- a CDS encoding chloride channel protein, translated as MRIILATALQLPKIVKSWIAPNLKMFAAARLPVVWALSLVIGLLVAVAAVAFRTAIGLVQLPWLGTMSEQVASAAGAIPWWVILLAPATGGLIVGLMLEKLQAKQRVGGVADVIEARAQGGRGLPFWPGMSSAAITVLSLGSGASAGREGPMVHLGATIGAALCQTFRLPDSARRTLLACGVASAVSASFNAPIAGALFAHEVVLGHYALSAFVPIVIASAAGTLLSRLWFGDTAAFIIPDYQITSYWEFPAFALLGITCAAVAILFQFALIGSDWIARNISMPLWFRPVLGGLAVGAIGIAFPEVLGVGYEATDAALKQQLSISIMLALLVAKTLATAITLASRFGGGIFSPSVYLGAMTGGAFGLIAASAFPDMASSHGLYAILGMGAVTAAVIGAPISTTMIVFELTGGYALSIALLLCVSIATGITQAIHGRSFFHWQLEMRGVVLQDGAHRYLIRTVHVEDFMQRLDMPEALEVPEPGHKPVVLYTTDTLETALRTFDESGATRLPVVLRADPARVVGHAHHVRALSYFNSALIKAAEEEHR; from the coding sequence ATGCGCATCATCCTCGCCACCGCCCTCCAGTTGCCGAAGATCGTGAAAAGCTGGATCGCGCCGAACCTGAAGATGTTCGCCGCCGCCCGCCTGCCGGTCGTCTGGGCACTGTCCCTTGTCATTGGCTTGCTCGTCGCCGTTGCTGCGGTTGCGTTTCGAACCGCCATCGGTCTCGTCCAATTGCCGTGGCTCGGCACCATGTCGGAGCAGGTGGCAAGCGCGGCAGGCGCAATCCCGTGGTGGGTCATTCTGCTGGCGCCTGCGACCGGCGGCCTGATCGTCGGCCTGATGCTGGAAAAGCTCCAGGCCAAGCAGCGCGTCGGCGGCGTTGCCGACGTCATCGAGGCGCGCGCCCAGGGCGGTCGCGGACTGCCGTTCTGGCCCGGCATGTCGTCGGCGGCGATCACCGTCCTGTCGCTCGGCAGCGGCGCAAGCGCCGGCCGAGAAGGCCCCATGGTGCATCTCGGCGCGACCATCGGCGCCGCGCTGTGCCAGACTTTCCGGCTGCCCGACTCGGCCCGCCGGACGCTGCTCGCATGCGGCGTCGCCAGCGCCGTGTCGGCCTCCTTCAACGCGCCTATCGCCGGCGCCCTGTTCGCCCACGAGGTCGTCCTCGGCCACTATGCCCTGTCCGCCTTCGTGCCGATCGTGATCGCCTCGGCGGCCGGCACGCTGCTGTCGCGGCTGTGGTTCGGCGACACCGCCGCCTTCATCATCCCGGACTACCAGATCACCTCCTATTGGGAGTTCCCGGCCTTCGCCCTGCTCGGCATCACCTGTGCGGCCGTTGCCATCCTGTTCCAGTTCGCCCTGATCGGATCGGACTGGATCGCGCGCAACATCTCCATGCCGCTGTGGTTCCGTCCGGTCCTCGGCGGGCTCGCCGTCGGCGCCATCGGCATCGCTTTCCCGGAAGTGCTCGGCGTCGGCTACGAGGCGACCGACGCGGCGCTCAAACAGCAGCTGTCGATCTCCATCATGCTGGCCCTGCTCGTCGCCAAGACACTCGCCACGGCCATCACGCTCGCCTCCCGCTTCGGCGGCGGCATCTTCTCGCCGTCCGTCTACCTTGGCGCCATGACCGGCGGCGCCTTCGGCCTGATCGCCGCCTCGGCCTTCCCCGACATGGCCTCCAGCCACGGCCTCTATGCCATCCTGGGCATGGGGGCGGTGACAGCGGCGGTGATCGGAGCTCCGATTTCGACGACGATGATCGTGTTCGAACTGACCGGCGGCTACGCGCTGTCGATCGCCCTGCTCCTGTGCGTGTCGATCGCCACCGGCATCACCCAGGCGATCCATGGCCGTTCGTTCTTCCACTGGCAGCTGGAGATGCGTGGCGTGGTCCTGCAGGACGGCGCGCACCGCTACCTGATCCGCACCGTCCACGTCGAGGATTTCATGCAGCGGCTGGACATGCCGGAGGCGCTAGAAGTCCCTGAGCCCGGCCACAAGCCGGTCGTGCTCTACACCACGGACACGCTCGAGACGGCGCTGCGAACCTTCGACGAGAGCGGAGCGACGCGCCTGCCCGTCGTCCTGCGCGCGGATCCGGCGCGCGTCGTCGGCCATGCCCATCATGTTCGTGCCCTGAGCTACTTCAACTCCGCGCTGATCAAGGCTGCGGAAGAGGAGCACCGCTGA
- a CDS encoding thioesterase family protein, with protein MRQEPYEAPFRSTVMTVKPDWIDYNGHLNMAYYNVLFDTAVDQAFLAIGLGPDYVRTRGASYFTAEAHVCYLRELHEGDPVVASVQVLDWDDKRLHVFQELCHADDGFLSATSEQLLLHVDMTARKVAPWPDDIRAALAAMAAHHAVLDRPRRAGRSIGIARKA; from the coding sequence ATGCGTCAGGAACCGTACGAGGCGCCCTTCCGCAGCACGGTCATGACCGTGAAACCGGATTGGATCGACTACAACGGCCACCTCAACATGGCCTATTACAACGTCCTGTTCGACACCGCCGTCGATCAGGCCTTCCTGGCGATCGGGCTCGGTCCGGACTATGTCAGGACCCGCGGCGCGTCCTATTTCACCGCCGAGGCGCACGTCTGCTACCTGCGCGAACTGCATGAGGGCGACCCTGTGGTGGCGAGCGTCCAGGTGCTCGACTGGGACGACAAGCGGCTGCATGTGTTCCAGGAACTGTGCCACGCCGACGACGGCTTCCTGTCGGCCACCTCCGAGCAGTTGCTGCTGCATGTCGACATGACAGCGCGAAAGGTCGCGCCCTGGCCCGACGACATCCGTGCGGCGCTGGCGGCGATGGCCGCCCATCACGCCGTTCTCGACCGACCCCGGCGGGCCGGGCGCAGCATCGGCATCGCGCGCAAGGCGTGA
- a CDS encoding FAD-binding oxidoreductase: MSPAALHMHLTRNEPGIEVAVGILAQRFGERFASSRAIREQHGHTTTWLPNQAPDGVVFADSTEEVVEIVRICAQHKVPIIPFGTGSSLEGHVNAPAGGISIDVSRMNRVLKVHAEDLDCVVQPGITRKQLNEFLRDTGLFFPIDPGADASVGGMAATRASGTNAVRYGTMKDNVLALTAVMADGSVVHTGTRAKKSSAGYDLTRLLVGSEGTLGIITELTLKLHGIPEAIAGGVCPFPDVESACNAVILTIQSGIPVARMELADTLQVKACNAYSKLDLQETPTLFLEFHGTTAGVREQSELFSAIAADCGGGEFVWTDKAEDRTKLWQARHDAYWAVLGLRPGSKAVATDVCVPISRLAECVEETRRDIEATGLIAPMVGHVGDGNFHVSILVDPDNAEEKATAEAFIERLNWRAIDMEGTCTGEHGVGQGKMKYLKREHGEALSVMRAIKTALDPDNIMNPGKIVPAS, translated from the coding sequence ATGTCGCCTGCGGCCCTTCACATGCACCTGACCAGGAACGAACCGGGCATCGAGGTTGCCGTCGGCATCCTGGCCCAGCGGTTCGGCGAGCGTTTCGCAAGCTCCCGCGCGATCCGCGAACAGCATGGCCACACGACCACCTGGCTGCCGAATCAGGCCCCCGACGGCGTGGTCTTCGCCGACAGCACGGAGGAGGTGGTCGAGATCGTCCGGATCTGTGCACAGCACAAGGTGCCGATCATTCCGTTCGGGACCGGTTCGTCGCTCGAAGGCCATGTCAACGCGCCGGCCGGAGGCATCTCGATCGACGTGTCGCGGATGAACCGGGTGCTCAAGGTGCATGCCGAAGACCTCGACTGCGTCGTCCAGCCTGGCATCACCCGCAAGCAGCTCAACGAATTCCTGCGCGACACGGGCCTGTTCTTCCCGATCGACCCGGGGGCCGATGCCAGCGTCGGCGGCATGGCGGCGACCAGGGCTTCGGGCACCAATGCGGTCCGCTACGGCACCATGAAGGACAACGTCCTGGCGCTGACCGCGGTCATGGCGGATGGCTCGGTCGTGCATACCGGCACGCGTGCCAAGAAGTCGTCGGCCGGCTACGATCTGACCCGGCTGCTGGTAGGCTCGGAAGGCACGCTCGGCATCATCACCGAACTGACGCTGAAGCTGCACGGCATTCCGGAAGCGATCGCGGGCGGCGTGTGTCCGTTCCCGGATGTGGAAAGCGCCTGCAACGCGGTGATCCTGACCATCCAGAGCGGCATTCCGGTGGCGCGCATGGAACTTGCCGACACGCTCCAGGTCAAGGCCTGCAACGCCTATTCCAAACTCGACCTGCAGGAAACGCCGACGCTGTTCCTGGAGTTTCACGGCACCACTGCCGGTGTGCGGGAACAATCGGAACTGTTCAGTGCCATCGCTGCGGATTGCGGCGGCGGCGAATTCGTGTGGACGGACAAGGCCGAGGACCGCACGAAACTGTGGCAGGCCCGGCACGATGCCTACTGGGCGGTGCTCGGCCTGCGTCCGGGGTCAAAGGCGGTCGCGACCGACGTCTGCGTGCCGATCTCGCGGCTTGCCGAATGCGTGGAGGAAACCCGCCGGGACATCGAGGCGACGGGCCTGATCGCTCCGATGGTCGGCCATGTCGGTGACGGCAATTTCCATGTCTCGATCCTGGTGGATCCGGACAACGCCGAGGAAAAGGCAACCGCCGAAGCCTTCATCGAACGGCTGAACTGGCGCGCGATCGACATGGAGGGCACGTGCACCGGAGAACATGGCGTCGGGCAGGGCAAGATGAAATATCTCAAGCGCGAGCACGGCGAGGCCCTGTCGGTCATGCGGGCGATCAAGACGGCGCTGGATCCCGACAACATCATGAACCCGGGCAAGATCGTGCCGGCTTCATGA